In Halomarina salina, one DNA window encodes the following:
- a CDS encoding adenylosuccinate synthase has product MTVTIVGSQLGDEGKGRVVDLYGAAADVVVRYQGGDNAGHTVVHGGEEYKLSLVPSGVIRGKVGVLGNGCVVNPETLFDELDALRERDLDADVRVAERAHVIMPYHRVLDGIEETEKEDLAAGTTGRGIGPTYEDKVGRRGVRVGDLLDADTLRDRLEYVVPQKRALYEQVFGGDPDDPDLDGAFDVDAMFDHARAFGERIEREGMAVDCGTFLTERLDDGADVMLEGAQGTSLDIDHGVYPYVTSSNPTAGGATVGTGLGPTVVGGEGSEVVGVVKAYLSRVGTGPLPTELGHVEGQTPEDGGDTADDAEELATYIRDEGGEYGTVTGRPRRVGWLDVPMLRHAARANGFTGIAVNHLDVLAGLDTVKVGHAYEFDGEEVLTMPATTEKWGRCSAVLREFDGWPETDWSAVAEEGYDAIPENARDYLEYIADELDAPVYAVGVGPDREETVVVEAPW; this is encoded by the coding sequence ATGACTGTCACTATCGTCGGGTCGCAACTCGGCGACGAAGGGAAGGGCCGCGTCGTGGACCTCTACGGCGCGGCCGCGGACGTGGTCGTTCGGTACCAGGGCGGCGACAACGCGGGTCACACCGTCGTCCACGGCGGCGAGGAGTACAAGCTGTCGCTGGTCCCGAGCGGCGTGATTCGCGGGAAGGTCGGCGTCCTCGGCAACGGCTGTGTCGTCAACCCCGAGACGCTGTTCGACGAACTGGACGCGTTGCGCGAACGGGACCTGGACGCGGACGTCCGGGTCGCCGAGCGCGCACACGTCATCATGCCGTACCACCGGGTCCTCGACGGCATCGAGGAGACGGAGAAGGAGGACCTCGCGGCGGGCACGACGGGCCGCGGTATCGGGCCGACCTACGAGGACAAGGTCGGTCGCCGGGGCGTCCGCGTCGGCGACCTGCTCGACGCCGACACCCTCCGCGATCGTCTGGAGTACGTCGTCCCGCAGAAGCGCGCGCTGTACGAGCAGGTGTTCGGGGGCGACCCCGACGACCCGGACCTCGACGGCGCGTTCGACGTCGACGCGATGTTCGACCACGCCCGCGCGTTCGGCGAGCGCATCGAACGCGAGGGGATGGCCGTCGACTGCGGGACGTTCCTGACCGAGCGTCTCGACGACGGGGCGGACGTGATGCTCGAAGGGGCACAGGGCACCTCGCTCGACATCGACCACGGCGTCTACCCGTACGTCACCTCCTCGAACCCGACGGCGGGCGGGGCGACCGTCGGCACCGGTCTCGGCCCCACCGTCGTCGGCGGTGAGGGGAGCGAGGTCGTCGGCGTCGTCAAGGCGTACCTCTCGCGGGTCGGGACCGGCCCGCTCCCGACCGAACTCGGTCACGTCGAGGGACAGACGCCCGAGGACGGCGGCGACACCGCCGACGACGCCGAGGAACTCGCGACGTACATCCGCGACGAGGGCGGCGAGTACGGCACCGTCACGGGCCGTCCCCGACGTGTCGGCTGGCTGGACGTGCCGATGCTGCGTCACGCCGCCCGCGCCAACGGCTTCACCGGCATCGCCGTCAACCACCTCGACGTGCTGGCGGGGCTGGACACGGTGAAGGTGGGCCACGCCTACGAGTTCGACGGCGAGGAGGTGCTGACGATGCCCGCCACGACCGAGAAGTGGGGGCGGTGCTCGGCGGTCCTGCGCGAGTTCGACGGCTGGCCGGAGACCGACTGGTCGGCGGTCGCCGAGGAGGGGTACGACGCCATCCCGGAGAACGCTCGCGACTACCTGGAGTACATCGCGGACGAACTCGACGCACCGGTCTACGCCGTCGGCGTCGGTCCCGACCGCGAGGAGACGGTCGTCGTCGAGGCGCCCTGGTAA
- a CDS encoding DUF7527 domain-containing protein — protein sequence MQSRTAEQIDGWPSRPFSGGYGGLHDLAAAEYSGAVSANGAWLFMLNGHAIGVVDGSLDAFDGASGTAYTAPDDSLPLLFAMLEHGGEKRGQYYTERTALSDVDGTLAQGSFTGYVELSENVLSGDYYVVYYGGNAMHCAFVGQAERLLTGDEAANRANDEVGLYDVVAVDISILSIPEPSGGSEAVGVASAASNGTTGDSTAEADPSDGAGGPPIDEPTADESSTSESPDAAGASNDLDLESTLTGGASADQTDSAPEETVPMDDAASPERPESAPDPEESAADPDDLRSPTGDSTDEAVAASLDDIDLDEGPADTDEFDATESDDAPERADEFDDSATPNTDEPEDGVAPPTDPTPPAESTDTRAAISEADESTPTVPPSDVADGTDAADAADTVDAADAAHAADTTEMADTTDEADTVGAAAPEEPAFADPDEETTAGVEAGSADAVDDRPEDVETVEDSESTEFDDLFTKYEDGSDGDFASAAATATAGESTVEGGDADERLAELRSEKQRLAEERDELAGERDRLAARVSELEAEVAASTPPDHFEQVSAQTALEATDLFVRYVSKSAETLDAAHEGAQNQEAVRKNLDLEHHTRFDAERTAVGDQEYGEFLPSTMEYELVTWLVADLLYEIRDTGHTEGLRPLYDALPQIDRADLHGAVDVGDDTVSFDVVCRDRLGNPLLCVDVHESRDPATDAEMDAVLEKSGRLGEVHDEFAGAFLVTSSFFEPSALELATERTASGGLFGGSKRESFVKLSRKRGYHLCLVEARDRRFHLTLPEL from the coding sequence ATGCAGTCCCGAACAGCCGAACAGATAGACGGATGGCCCTCACGGCCGTTCTCCGGCGGCTACGGCGGCCTCCACGACCTCGCCGCGGCCGAGTATTCGGGTGCCGTGTCGGCGAACGGGGCGTGGCTGTTCATGCTCAACGGCCACGCCATCGGCGTCGTCGACGGGTCCCTCGACGCGTTCGACGGCGCGAGCGGTACCGCGTACACCGCTCCGGACGACTCCCTCCCGCTGTTGTTCGCCATGCTCGAACACGGTGGTGAGAAACGCGGCCAGTACTACACCGAGCGGACGGCGCTCTCCGACGTCGACGGCACGCTGGCTCAGGGTAGCTTCACGGGCTACGTCGAACTCTCCGAGAACGTCCTCAGCGGCGATTACTACGTCGTCTACTACGGCGGGAACGCGATGCACTGCGCGTTCGTCGGCCAGGCCGAACGCCTCCTCACCGGCGACGAGGCGGCGAACCGCGCGAACGACGAGGTCGGCCTCTACGACGTCGTCGCCGTCGACATCTCCATCCTCTCCATCCCCGAACCGAGCGGAGGGAGCGAGGCCGTCGGCGTCGCGTCGGCCGCCTCGAACGGGACGACCGGCGACTCGACGGCCGAGGCCGACCCGAGCGACGGCGCAGGTGGGCCACCGATAGACGAACCGACGGCCGACGAGTCGTCCACGTCGGAGTCGCCAGACGCCGCGGGTGCGTCGAACGACCTCGACCTCGAATCGACGCTCACCGGCGGTGCGTCGGCCGACCAGACCGACTCGGCTCCCGAGGAGACGGTTCCGATGGACGACGCCGCGTCTCCGGAGCGCCCCGAGAGCGCTCCCGACCCCGAGGAGTCGGCTGCCGACCCCGACGACCTCCGGTCGCCCACCGGCGACTCCACGGACGAAGCCGTGGCGGCGTCGCTCGACGACATCGACCTCGACGAGGGGCCTGCCGATACCGACGAGTTCGACGCGACGGAGTCCGACGACGCACCCGAGCGGGCCGACGAGTTCGATGATTCGGCCACGCCGAACACTGACGAACCGGAGGACGGCGTTGCGCCCCCGACCGACCCGACGCCACCCGCGGAGTCGACCGACACGCGGGCCGCGATCAGCGAGGCGGACGAGAGCACACCGACGGTCCCGCCGAGTGACGTCGCTGATGGTACCGATGCTGCCGACGCTGCCGACACCGTCGATGCCGCCGACGCCGCCCACGCGGCCGATACCACGGAGATGGCCGACACGACGGACGAGGCCGACACCGTGGGTGCCGCGGCACCCGAGGAGCCAGCGTTCGCGGACCCGGACGAGGAGACGACGGCGGGCGTGGAGGCGGGCAGCGCGGACGCGGTCGACGACCGTCCAGAGGACGTCGAGACCGTCGAGGACAGCGAGAGCACCGAGTTCGACGACCTGTTCACCAAGTACGAGGACGGGTCGGACGGCGACTTCGCCAGTGCGGCGGCCACCGCCACGGCCGGGGAGTCCACCGTCGAGGGCGGCGATGCCGACGAGCGACTCGCGGAACTCCGCTCCGAGAAGCAGCGTCTCGCCGAGGAGCGCGACGAACTGGCCGGGGAACGCGACCGACTCGCCGCTCGCGTCTCCGAACTGGAGGCCGAGGTGGCGGCGAGCACGCCCCCCGACCACTTCGAGCAGGTCTCCGCGCAGACGGCGCTGGAGGCGACCGACCTGTTCGTCCGGTACGTGTCGAAGAGCGCCGAGACGCTCGACGCGGCCCACGAGGGGGCACAGAACCAGGAGGCCGTCCGGAAGAACCTCGACCTCGAACACCACACCCGGTTCGACGCCGAGCGGACGGCCGTCGGCGACCAGGAGTACGGCGAGTTCCTGCCGTCGACGATGGAGTACGAACTGGTGACCTGGCTGGTCGCCGATCTCCTGTACGAGATTCGGGACACCGGCCACACGGAGGGACTTCGGCCGCTGTACGACGCGCTCCCGCAGATCGACCGCGCGGACCTCCACGGAGCGGTCGACGTCGGCGACGACACCGTCTCCTTCGACGTCGTCTGTCGCGACCGACTCGGGAACCCGCTGCTCTGCGTCGACGTCCACGAGTCGCGTGACCCGGCGACCGACGCCGAGATGGACGCGGTCTTAGAGAAGAGCGGACGGCTCGGGGAGGTGCACGACGAGTTCGCCGGCGCGTTCCTCGTCACGTCGTCGTTCTTCGAACCGAGCGCGCTCGAACTCGCCACCGAGCGGACCGCGAGCGGGGGGCTGTTCGGGGGAAGTAAGCGCGAGAGCTTCGTGAAGCTCTCCAGAAAACGCGGCTACCACCTCTGTCTGGTGGAGGCGAGAGACCGCCGGTTCCACCTGACGCTCCCGGAGCTGTGA